The Muntiacus reevesi chromosome 7, mMunRee1.1, whole genome shotgun sequence genome includes a region encoding these proteins:
- the RPL36AL gene encoding ribosomal protein eL42-like, producing MVNVPKTRRTFCKKCGKHQPHKVTQYKKGKDSLYAQGKRRYDRKQSGYGGQTKPIFRKKAKTTKKIVLRLECVEPNCRSKRMLAIKRCKHFELGGDKKRKGQVIQF from the coding sequence ATGGTCAATGTTCCTAAAACCCGAAGGACTTTCTGTAAGAAGTGTGGAAAGCATCAGCCGCACAAAGTGACCCAGTATAAGAAGGGCAAAGATTCCCTGTATGCCCAGGGAAAGAGGCGCTATGATCGGAAGCAGAGTGGCTATGGTGGGCAAACCAAGCCAATTTTCCGGAAGAAAGCGAAAACCACCAAGAAGATCGTGCTGAGACTTGAATGTGTTGAGCCCAACTGCAGATCCAAGAGGATGCTGGCCATTAAGAGATGCAAGCATTTTGAACTCGGAGGAGATAAGAAGAGAAAGGGCCAAGTGATCCAGTTCTAA